GGCCGGTGAGCCAGATGGTGGCACCCGTCACGTGCTTCTCCTGAACTTCCTGAGTGTCCGTCATCCGTGCAGCCCGCATTCGGTCTTGCCGCGGCCCGCCCAGCGTCCGGCGCGGGCGTCCTCGCCCTCCAGGACGCGGCGGGTGCAGGGGGCGCAGCCGACGGAGGCGTAACCGTCCATCAGGAGCGGGTTGGTGAGGACGCCGTGCTCCGTGACGTACGCGTCGACGTCGTCCTGCGTCCAGCGGGCGATGGGGGAGACCTTGACCTTGCGGCGCTTCTCGTCCCAGCCGACGACCGGGGTGTTCGCCCGGGTCGGGGACTCGTCGCGGCGCAGCCCGGTCGCCCAGGCGCTGTACCGGGTCAGGCCCTCTTCGAGGGGCTTGACCTTGCGCAGCGCGCAGCACAGGTCGGGGTCGCGGTCGTGGAGCTTCGGGCCGTACTCGGCGTCCTGCTCGGCCACCGTCTGACGCGGGGTCAGGGTGATGACGTTGACGTCCATGACGGCGTCGACGGCGTCACGGGTACCGATGGTCTCCTCGAAGTGGTAGCCGGTGTCGAGGAAGACGACGTCCACGCCGGGCCGGACCCGCGAGGCGAGATGGGCGACGACCGCGTCCTCCATGGAGGAGGTGACGCAGAAGCCCTCACCGAAGGTGTCCACGGCCCAGCGGAGGATCTCCAGCGCGGAGGCGTCCTCCAGATCGCGGCCGGCCTGCTCGGCGAGTGCCTTGAGGTCGGCCGTGGTGGTGTCCTGAGTGAGCGTCATATCTCTTTCCCTCCAGGGGTGTTGCCCGAAGTACCGGGGGCGAGCAGCCCCAGGAACTTCAACTGGAAGGCTCGACTGCACGCGGCGCATTCCCAGGCGCCGTGACCCTGCTCGTTGGGGCGCAGGTCCTCGTCGCCGCAGTAGGGGCAGTGGAACGGTGCGGCACGCTCGCTCATGACCGCTCCTCTCGGCGCTCGCTGTGGCTCACGACAGTGCCTCCTCCGAGGCGCGGGCCGCCCAGGTGGCGAAGCGCTCACCGGTCTCGCGCTCCGCCTGGAAGCGCTTGAGGACCCGCTCCACGTAGTCGGGGAGCTCGGCCGCGGTGACCTTGAGGCCGCGGACCTTGCGGCCGAAGCCGGCCTCCAGGCCGAGGGCGCCGCCCAGGTGCACCTGGTAGCCCTCGACGCGGTTGCCGTCGTCGTCCAGGACCAGCTGGCCCTTGAGCCCGATGTCCGCGACCTGGATGCGGGCGCAGGCGTTGGGGCAGCCGTTGATGTTGATCGTCAGCGGCTCGTCGAACTCCGGGACGCGGCGCTCCAGTTCGTCGATGAGCGAGGCGCCGCGGGCCTTGGTCTCGACGATCGCGAGCTTGCAGAACTCGATGCCGGTGCAGGCCATCGTGCC
This sequence is a window from Streptomyces sp. NBC_00691. Protein-coding genes within it:
- a CDS encoding phosphoadenylyl-sulfate reductase, translating into MTLTQDTTTADLKALAEQAGRDLEDASALEILRWAVDTFGEGFCVTSSMEDAVVAHLASRVRPGVDVVFLDTGYHFEETIGTRDAVDAVMDVNVITLTPRQTVAEQDAEYGPKLHDRDPDLCCALRKVKPLEEGLTRYSAWATGLRRDESPTRANTPVVGWDEKRRKVKVSPIARWTQDDVDAYVTEHGVLTNPLLMDGYASVGCAPCTRRVLEGEDARAGRWAGRGKTECGLHG